The proteins below are encoded in one region of Amycolatopsis magusensis:
- a CDS encoding aldehyde dehydrogenase family protein, giving the protein MTGLEHRLEAVRALGRTVTARAAELEELALAALGFPRRVIRADIDLAARRLAVFGDLLPALRGREALGSVALALPGNAILSNPVAAAGSAYLAGNQVRVRFPRRRKEWADVVVELLRDAFGTAIEPHDETGAQFLGDAFADPDVGAVLVFGADDWMLPYEDAARLSGTKVLFEGPGKDPFLVLRGANLAAAAGALAASGTYNSGRACTAPERVYVDERLHDRFTEELAEAAEALPTGEPGDERTWIGPLLAADATRVRRQVELAVAGGARVLTGGSPGTPTVLVDVDQEMEVMRAETFGPVLPVLAVADAAQAVAFAEDSPYGLGATVYGGPDWVPARLARSHGAVHRGETWLDHRDRLPLAPYGGRRRSGWVWEWRGDRFTRWDGPRSAVAELSSLEI; this is encoded by the coding sequence GTGACCGGCCTGGAGCACCGACTCGAAGCGGTACGCGCGCTGGGGCGGACCGTGACCGCACGAGCGGCCGAACTCGAGGAGCTCGCGCTGGCGGCACTGGGGTTCCCGCGCCGGGTCATCCGGGCCGACATCGACCTCGCCGCACGCAGGCTGGCCGTGTTCGGTGACCTGCTGCCCGCGCTGCGGGGCCGCGAAGCACTCGGTTCCGTGGCACTGGCACTGCCGGGCAACGCGATCCTGAGCAACCCGGTCGCCGCCGCCGGTTCGGCGTACCTGGCGGGCAACCAGGTGCGGGTCCGGTTCCCGCGGCGGCGCAAGGAATGGGCCGACGTAGTGGTGGAACTGCTGCGGGACGCGTTCGGCACGGCCATCGAGCCGCACGACGAGACGGGCGCGCAGTTCCTCGGCGACGCCTTCGCCGATCCGGACGTCGGTGCCGTGCTGGTGTTCGGCGCGGACGACTGGATGCTGCCCTACGAGGACGCCGCCCGGCTCAGCGGCACGAAGGTGCTCTTCGAAGGACCGGGCAAGGACCCGTTCCTGGTGCTGCGCGGGGCGAACCTCGCGGCCGCCGCCGGGGCGCTCGCCGCCAGCGGCACCTACAACTCCGGCCGGGCGTGCACCGCACCCGAGCGCGTCTACGTCGACGAGCGCCTGCACGACCGGTTCACCGAAGAACTCGCCGAAGCCGCCGAGGCGTTGCCGACCGGTGAGCCCGGTGACGAGCGGACCTGGATCGGCCCGCTCCTGGCGGCCGACGCGACCCGGGTGCGCCGCCAGGTCGAACTGGCGGTCGCCGGGGGTGCGCGGGTCCTCACCGGCGGCTCCCCCGGTACGCCCACCGTCCTGGTCGACGTGGACCAGGAGATGGAGGTCATGCGGGCCGAGACGTTCGGGCCCGTGCTGCCGGTGCTCGCGGTCGCCGACGCCGCGCAGGCGGTGGCGTTCGCCGAGGACTCGCCGTACGGGCTCGGCGCGACCGTCTACGGCGGCCCGGACTGGGTGCCCGCCCGGCTCGCGCGCAGCCACGGCGCCGTCCACCGCGGGGAGACCTGGCTCGACCACCGCGACCGGCTGCCGCTCGCGCCCTACGGCGGCAGGCGCCGCTCCGGGTGGGTGTGGGAGTGGCGAGGAGACCGCTTCACGCGGTGGGACGGCCCGCGCTCGGCCGTTGCCGAACTGTCCAGCCTGGAAATCTGA
- a CDS encoding M24 family metallopeptidase — translation MRDNENLPFELSEYQRRLAVVREGMAERGIDLALVSVPENIYYLTGYTTLGYYMYQTLLVPIDGEPLLLTYIEEKINIERLSWLERFVNYGVGEDPIEVTARTVASLGVAGKTLSIEESGYFFPVRTYRRLVAELSGVTWVDGSGLVESCRLIKSPAEIAYIRGAANAAMAGMVEALATARIGATENQVAAAVYRATLDQGSEYPGSPPYVISGERSGLPHGTWEGRELRENDIVFLEFSGCVKRYSAAMMRTAFLGDPPACVADRATAVIDGLQHAIDAIAPGATSGSVDEACRKAMLSHGFGDHTHETGYSIGVCYPPGWNESHIMNLHPGDETVLRPNMVFHLVPSLIVPELNGHVGFSETVAVTETGCEVLTDKRVPRQLQLLPTGGR, via the coding sequence ATGCGGGACAACGAAAACCTGCCGTTCGAGCTGTCCGAGTACCAGCGGCGGCTGGCCGTGGTGCGCGAGGGCATGGCCGAGCGCGGGATCGACCTGGCACTGGTCAGCGTGCCGGAGAACATCTACTACCTGACCGGCTACACCACGCTCGGCTACTACATGTACCAGACGCTGCTGGTGCCGATCGACGGTGAGCCGCTGCTGCTGACCTACATCGAAGAGAAGATCAACATCGAGCGGCTGTCCTGGCTGGAGCGCTTCGTCAACTACGGCGTCGGCGAGGACCCGATCGAGGTCACCGCGCGGACCGTGGCGAGCCTCGGCGTCGCGGGCAAGACGCTCTCGATCGAGGAGAGCGGCTACTTCTTCCCGGTCCGCACCTACCGCAGGCTGGTCGCCGAACTGTCCGGGGTCACCTGGGTGGACGGCAGCGGCCTGGTCGAGTCGTGCCGGCTGATCAAGTCGCCCGCCGAGATCGCCTACATCCGCGGCGCGGCGAACGCGGCCATGGCCGGGATGGTCGAGGCGCTGGCGACCGCGCGGATCGGCGCCACCGAGAACCAGGTGGCCGCCGCGGTCTACCGGGCGACGCTGGACCAGGGCAGCGAGTACCCGGGCAGCCCGCCGTACGTGATCAGCGGCGAGCGCTCCGGCCTGCCGCACGGCACCTGGGAAGGCCGCGAACTGCGGGAGAACGACATCGTCTTCCTCGAGTTCTCCGGCTGCGTCAAGCGCTACAGCGCGGCGATGATGCGCACGGCGTTCCTCGGCGACCCGCCCGCCTGCGTGGCCGACCGCGCCACCGCGGTGATCGACGGGCTCCAGCACGCCATCGACGCGATCGCGCCCGGCGCCACGTCGGGTTCGGTGGACGAGGCGTGCCGCAAGGCGATGCTCAGCCACGGCTTCGGCGACCACACCCACGAGACCGGCTACTCCATCGGTGTCTGCTACCCGCCGGGCTGGAACGAGAGCCACATCATGAACCTGCACCCCGGCGACGAGACGGTGCTGCGGCCCAACATGGTGTTCCACCTGGTGCCCTCGCTGATCGTGCCGGAGCTCAACGGGCACGTCGGCTTCAGCGAGACGGTCGCGGTCACCGAGACCGGCTGCGAGGTGCTGACCGACAAGCGGGTTCCGCGCCAGTTGCAGCTGCTGCCCACCGGGGGCCGCTGA